AACCAAACTAGAAAACTTATTAATTTTATGCTTTATTGTAACTTCTATTTTGCTTCTTCAGCAGTTAACTCTGCAATACGAACAATAATTTCAGTTGCTTTTTCCATAGATTCTACAGGAACATATTCATACGGTCCGTGGAAGTTATGACCACCAGCAAAAATATTAGGACAAGGTAAGCCCATAAAAGACAAACGTGCACCATCTGTACCACCACGAATAGGTTTGATATTTGGAGTAACACCACAATCTTTAAGCGCTTGTTCTGCGATTTCAACAGATTGGAATTTTTCTTTTACTTTCTCAATCATATTAAAATATTGATCAGAAACCTCTGCTGTAATCACTTCGTGATCAAAACGTTCTTGAATATCTGCTGCAATCTGCAAGAATAAAGCTTTTCGCGCTTCATATTGCTCCATATCGTGGTCACGGATGATATACACCATTTTTGCTTCAGAAACATTTCCAGTTATTTTAGCTAAATGGAAAAACCCTTCACGTCCGTCAGTTAATTCAGGCACTTCATCACTTGGTAATTGTGCAGCAAATTCCATTGCAATATTAGATGCATTGATCATTTTATCTTTTGCATAACCTGGGTGAACAGATTTCCCCTTTATTGTAACAATACCAGAAGCAGCATTAAAGTTTTCGTACTCTAATTCTCCTATTTCAGAACCATCCATTGTGTATCCCCACTCTGCTCCAAATTTTTCTACATTAAAGAAATCAGCACCACGACCAACTTCTTCATCTGGTGTAAATCCTATTGCGATACGTCCGTGTTTAATTTCTGGATGAGCGATCAAATATTCTGCAGCTGTTACAATTTCTGCAACACCAGCCTTATCATCAGCACCTAACAAAGTTGTTCCGTCTGTAGTGATGATTGTTTGACCTTTATATTGAGTTAATTCAGGAAATTCGTTTGGAGATAAAATCATTGATTCGTTCAATTTGATATCTCCTCCATCATAGTTTTCCCAAATTTGAGGTTGTACATTTTCTCCTGAAAAATCTGGTGAAGTATCCATATGCGAAACAAATCCAATTGTAGGCACTTCGTAATCTACTGTAGAAGGCACATAACCGAAAACATAGCCATTTTCATCAATCGAAACATCTTCTAAACCGATTTGTTTTAATTCGTCTACTAAATAATTTGCTAAATCCCATTGACGATCTGTACTTGGAAATTTATCTAAGAAAGCCTCACTTTCAGTATAAGTTTTAACATATTTCAAAAAGCGTGTTACCAACTTTTCTCTCCATTCTGTTTGCATTGCGTTTTAATTTTTGTCAAAATTACTAAATTATCTACCTTTAAGGCGCAAATAAACCAAAAAAATGAGTGCAACTACTTTTAAGATTATTGAATGTCCACGTGACGCCATGCAAGGACGCAAAGATTTTATTCCAACCGATGCTAAAATAGATTACTTAAATCGTTTATTGACTGTTGGTTTTGAAGCCATTGATTGTGGAAGTTTTGTTTCTCCTAAAGCAATCCCGCAAATGGCAGATACAAAAGAGGTTTTGGACCATATTGATAAAACAAATTCGAAGTCTAAATTGTCTGTTGTTGTCGCAAATAGAAGTGGCGCGATGAAAGCTGCGGAACACGAAAAAGTAGATATTATTGGATTTCCATTTTCTATTTCAGAAAATTTTCAACAATTTAACACCAACAAAAGTCGCGAAGAAGCTTTTGAAATGATACAAGAAATCAATCAAATTGCAAATAAAAATGATAAACATATGTTAATTTATCTGTCTATGGCATTTGGTAATCCTTATGGCGAAGTATGGAATGAAGAAATTGTGAAAGATTGGTCGAAAAAAATGGCTGATATCGGAATTTCATCTATTAATCTTTCAGACACAATAGGCGTTGCAGATGAAAAAACAATTGTTGATTTGTTCCAAAATTTAATTCCACATTATCCAGAAATTGAATTCGGTGCTCATTTTCATACTGTTTATACCGATTGGCATACAAAAGTGAAAGCAGCTTATAACAATGGTTGTCGTCGTTTTGATGGTGCTATAAAAGGTTTAGGCGGATGTCCAATGTCGAAAAGTGATATGGTTGGTAATATGCCAACCGAAAAGTTGATTAGCTTTGCGAATGAACACAAAGAAAAGCATGGATTAAATCTTTTTGATTTTGAATCGGCTTGGAATGTTTCATTAAAAACATTTGGATTAATTTAGTCTTAACAATAAACTAAAAAATCAATTCTTTTGTTAAAGGAAATTAAAATATGTTGGACTTTAACAAAAAAAGTTAAATTTGCTCATTGATAAGTTTTTTATCAAGCATATAATATTAAAATGAAATTAAAGTATATGAAATTTAAATCGAGTATGATGTTGTTAATTGCAACATTATTGACGGTAAATACTTTTGCACAAACAGCAAAATCAACACCACAACGTCTGGCTAAAGTAGATGGTATTGCTGCTGTTGTAGGAGATCAGATTGTTTTAGAGTCTGATGTAGATCGTGATTACTTAATGTCAAAACAACAAGGAATGCAAGTTGAAAACAAATGCGATTTCTTAAACGACATTATGTTAGACAAAATGTTGGTTGATCGTGCAAAACAAGATACTTTAATTAAAGTGACTCAAGACGAAGTAACACGTCAGTTAAATGGTCAAATCGAAGGTTTGATTGCACAAGCTGGAGGTGAAAAACAAATTTTAGACTATTTCGGATTCCGTACAATGGCGGAAATGAAAAACGAAACTAAATATATCGTTGAAGATAATATTTATGCGCGTCAGAAAAGAGAAATGGTTGTAAAAGGTGCAGATGCTACACCAGAAGAAGTACGTTTGTTTTTCGAAAAACACCAAGGGGAATTACCTGATGTTAAGGACGAACTTTCTATTAGCCATATTGTGATGTATCCTCAGATTTCAGAAGAAAATCAACAAAAAATCATTGATCAATTAAAAGAAATCAAAAAAGAAATTGAAGAAGGTGCTTCATTTGCAACAAAAGCAATTTTATATTCAGAAGATCCAGGCTCTTCGAGCAATGGTGGTGAATACAAAAAGGTTTCTCGTGGTAAAATGGTAAAAGAGTTTGATGCAGTAGCGTTTAACTTACAAGAAGGTGAAATTTCTGATCCATTCAAAACTGATTTTGGATACCATATTATCAAATTAGAAAAACGTCGTGGTCAAGAATTAGACTTACGTCACATTTTAATTACATTGAAACCTACTGAAGAAGAAATCAAAACAGCTAACAATAAATTAGACTCAATTCGAGTATTAATTAATGATGGTAAAATGACTTTCAAAGATGCAGCACTAAGATTTTCTGATGATAAATACACAAAATTTAACTCAGGAAATATCATGAACCAAAATTCTGGCGATGACCGTTTCGAGAAAATGGCCTTACCATTACCAATGTTTACAGCTGTTGCGACATTAAACGAAGGAGATATCTCACAAGTTTTCGAAGATGATTTCGACAATAGAAAAGCGTTAAGAATCTTAAAGGTTAACAAATTCTATCCAGAACATAAAATTAATTATGAAGATGATTATTATCGAATTCAAAAATTTGCTGTTCAAGACAAAGAACGTACATTATTGATGGATTGGGTAAAACGTCAAGTTGGTGATGCTTATGTAAAAATTGGAAAAGAATATCAAAGTTGTGAATTTCCGATTGATTGGGAAAAGAAAAACTTAAAATAAAACAAAAAACCTCTCAAAATTGAGAGGTTTTTTGTTAGGTTTAAATTCTAAATATTTTATTTTGTAATTCGCAGCTGAGATAGCCAAATTAATTTATTTGGATCAAACCCTACTTTCTTTGCTGAATCTAAAAATCGATCTTTTACTTTATCCGATATTTCTTTTTTACGCAATAAAATCCATAGCTTTTTATAATCTTCGCTTGCTACTAATGCATTATTATAATGGTTACAATATGTACAGCAGATTGTGGATTGGGTAGCAGAGTTGCGGGTGATTCATCAAAAAAAAGGAAAACAAAATGTTTCCCTTTATATTTCAATTTTCCCTCAAAAAAAAAATTATAAAAATACTTTTGATTAAATCATGAGCATTATTCGTATGTAAAATTATTTTTTATCTACTCCGATCGAAAAAGATTCTCTCATTTTTTGACGAGATTCATCTTGCAATTTTTTGAATTCTTCTTGACTTATTTCTTTCCCATTTATAGGCTTTACTTTTGAAAGTTTCTTTGGTTTCAAATTAATTTTATCAGCTTCATAGGTCATAATTGAGCTAAATTTATTTCCCATTTCGCTTACCGTTTTTAGAATCAAACCTGGCAATCCATTCACTTGATTTGGTCCTGCATCAACCTTAATATCTGGTGCAAACCAAGCTGCTATTTGCTTGCCTTTATCATTACCAATAGCTTTTTTTACTTTGTGACCCAAAATCGTATCTTCAATATCTGTAATTTTCCATTCATAGTCTTTATATGGCGTAACCACAATAAAATTCTGTTTATCTAAAACGACTTCTTGACGAAACTCTTTCTTACTTGTTTCATTAATCAAAGCTTTATATTCTCCTCCAATATTAATTGAAAAAGCCCCCATAGAGCTACCATTTTGATCATTATTAATGGTTTCTATTTTTTTGTAAACGGACTGATGATCACTATATTCTAATTGATAATAAATATTTGGAGACCCTCCAATTTTTATTGTACCTCCTCCTTTTTGTGCTTGTTCTCTTTCAAACTCCTTTATTTTTTCTTCATCATGCTTTATATCATATTTATAATCGACAATAAGCTTTTCTTGCCCAAAACCAAAATTCGAAAAAAGTAAAAATCCAGCTAGTAATAATTGTTTCATTATATTGTAGTTTTTAATTAATACTCTAAAATAATTTTTATTTTTTAATTCTACAATAATAGAACATATAATTAACACAATATTGTGAAAAGAAAAAAATCCAACCGAAGTTGGATTTTTTCTATATAAATTAAAATATGTTTTAAATTATCTCAAAGTGTTTCAGTGCATTCCATATTCCGTGATTATCTGCAGAAGTTGTATAATAATCAGCCGCTTCACGAACATTCTCTTTCGCATCGCCCATTGCTACGCCTATTTTACAACCTTTCAACATACTAATATCGTTACCACCATCACCAAAAGCCATTGTTTTAGTTAAATCTAAATTATCGCGTTCAGCCATTCGCTCTATTCCACGCATTTTACTAATATCTTTCGGGTTTATATCAGCAAAATATTCTATCCAACGTGTACTAAGACTATTTTTCATAATATTATTCATCAAATAGGCTTCTTGTTCTTCATCGACAAAAAAGTTCATTTGCATGATATTATCTTTTGGTAAAGTTCGCGGATCAACAACTTCAGGAACTTCCATTCCAAAATAAGCAAACGATTTTTCTACATTTTCATTCACACGATTGATACTGAACGCATCTTTGGTCATGTATGAAAAGGAAAAAGGATTTTCTTCGTCATATTTCAACAAAGCCTCTATATCATTGGGATTGATATAATCTACAAAAAAAGTTTCACGTTTTTCATTCGAACACATTCCACCATTGTTATTGATATAACCGTCAAAACCATAGGTGAAAATATGATCCGGCATATCTGCCATATTTCGTCCTGTAGCAATGTATATTTTTTTGTTTTTCTGTTTCAATAATTTTAAGGCTTCGATTGTAGAATCACTTATTTCATGGTTTTCAAAACCTTGCAAAGTCCCATCAAAATCGAAGAAAAAAGAGTCTATCATAATTTAGTTTTATCTCATACAAATTTAAAAAAGCAACCTTTAATTGGTTGCTTTTGTAGTTTATTTTAATGCTAATTTAATAATTTCTATTGCTTTATTGGTGTCTTCTTCAGAAATATTGAGATGTGGACGCATTCGCACCGAGTTTTCTCCACAAGGGAGAATAATCAGATGATTTTCGAAACATGTTTTAATAAACGCTGAACGATCTAAGTCCGAATTAAAATCAAATGCGATAAATAATCCTAATCCTCGAACCGAATGGATTTTCTTCGTTTCTTTTGCAATCTCATTCAACTTCGATAAAATATATTTTCCTTTTTCTGCTGCATTTTCTACTAATTTTTCTTGTTCTATCACTTCTAAAATTAACTTAAAACGCAACATATCAATGTAATTCCCTCCAAAAGTTGAATTGATACGACTTGATTCTTTAAAAACATTATTTGGAATTTGATCCAACTTTTCTTTGTTGGCTAATATTCCACAAACTTGTGTTTTCTTACCAAACGAGATAACATCTGGAACTACATCATAATGCTGAAAAGCCCACATTTTACCTGTCATTCCCATCCCTGTTTGGACTTCGTCAAAAATCAATAAAATCTCTTCTCTATCACAGATTGCTCTTAATTTTTGAAAGAATTCTTTTCTGAAATAATTATCTCCTCCTTCACCTTGAATAGGTTCTATGATAATACACGCAATTTTATTTTTGCGTTGTTCCAAAGCTGTTTCTATCTGCGCTATCGCTCTATTTTCTGACTCAACAACTTTACCAAGATTATCTTCTGTAACTGGGTAAATACGTTTTGGATTCTCAATTCTTGGCCAATCAAACTTCGGAAAGTACTCATATTTACGAGGATCTTTGGTATTTGTTAAGGATAAAGTATAACCTGAACGCCCATGAAAAGCTTGCTTGAAATGAATTACTTCACCTGCCTCCTTCTCTATTCCTTTCGAAAAGTTAAGTCTTGTTTTCCAATCAAAAGCAGTTTTTAATGCATTTTCAACTGCCAAAGTTCCTCCCGAAATAAAGAATAGATACTGTAATTCTTTCGGCATTGCAACACGCTCAAACGTATCAATTAAATCGGCATAATCTTTTGTATAAATATCTGACATTGCAGGTTTGTTGATTGCATTTCGTCCTAAAAAATCAATTTTAGCCATTAAATGCGGGTGATTATATCCAATTGCAGTCGAAGCAAACATCGAAAATAAATCCAAATATTCTACTCCATTTTCATCCACCACATAAGAACCATGCGATTTGTCCATGTCCATTACAATTGGATATCCGTCTGCTAATATATGTTTTGCTAATCTTTCGTGTACTGTACTCATTTTTTTAAAATTTAAAAGTCAAACTTAATTCCTTGCGCTAATGGCACTTCTGTGGAATAATTAATGGTATTCGTTTGTCGTCGCATATACGCTTTCCAAGCATCTGATCCAGACTCGCGGCCACCACCTGTTTCCTTCTCACCACCGAAAGCACCTCCAATTTCGGCACCAGACGTACCGATATTAACATTTGCAATTCCACAATCAGAACCTTTTTGACTTAAAAACAATTCAGCTTCACGAAGATTATTTGTCATAATCGAAGATGATAAACCTTGTGCCACATTATTCTGAATTTCGATTGCATTTAACACATCTCCCGAATATTTGATTAAGTATAAAATCGGTGCAAAAGTTTCATGTTGAACAATTTCAAAATGATTTTCTACCTCAGCAATAACGGGTTTCACATAACAACCGCTCTCAAAACCATTTCCTTCTAAAACTCCTCCTTCAACGATGATTTTCCCACCTTCTTGGTTGATTTTTTCTATTGCTTTCGAATACATCTCTACAGCTTGTTGATCAATTAATGGTCCAACATGATTCGATGTATCCAAAGGATTTCCAATTTTAATTTGTTTGTAAGCATTTACTAATGATTCTTTTACTTTATCATAAATCGACTCATGAACAATTAGACGCCTTGTCGTTGTACAACGTTGTCCTGCCGTACCAACAGCTCCAAATACAGCCGAAGTCAGCATAATCTTAAGGTCAGCATCTGTTGTAA
This portion of the Empedobacter stercoris genome encodes:
- the pepT gene encoding peptidase T, translated to MQTEWREKLVTRFLKYVKTYTESEAFLDKFPSTDRQWDLANYLVDELKQIGLEDVSIDENGYVFGYVPSTVDYEVPTIGFVSHMDTSPDFSGENVQPQIWENYDGGDIKLNESMILSPNEFPELTQYKGQTIITTDGTTLLGADDKAGVAEIVTAAEYLIAHPEIKHGRIAIGFTPDEEVGRGADFFNVEKFGAEWGYTMDGSEIGELEYENFNAASGIVTIKGKSVHPGYAKDKMINASNIAMEFAAQLPSDEVPELTDGREGFFHLAKITGNVSEAKMVYIIRDHDMEQYEARKALFLQIAADIQERFDHEVITAEVSDQYFNMIEKVKEKFQSVEIAEQALKDCGVTPNIKPIRGGTDGARLSFMGLPCPNIFAGGHNFHGPYEYVPVESMEKATEIIVRIAELTAEEAK
- a CDS encoding beta/alpha barrel domain-containing protein, with protein sequence MSATTFKIIECPRDAMQGRKDFIPTDAKIDYLNRLLTVGFEAIDCGSFVSPKAIPQMADTKEVLDHIDKTNSKSKLSVVVANRSGAMKAAEHEKVDIIGFPFSISENFQQFNTNKSREEAFEMIQEINQIANKNDKHMLIYLSMAFGNPYGEVWNEEIVKDWSKKMADIGISSINLSDTIGVADEKTIVDLFQNLIPHYPEIEFGAHFHTVYTDWHTKVKAAYNNGCRRFDGAIKGLGGCPMSKSDMVGNMPTEKLISFANEHKEKHGLNLFDFESAWNVSLKTFGLI
- a CDS encoding peptidylprolyl isomerase gives rise to the protein MKFKSSMMLLIATLLTVNTFAQTAKSTPQRLAKVDGIAAVVGDQIVLESDVDRDYLMSKQQGMQVENKCDFLNDIMLDKMLVDRAKQDTLIKVTQDEVTRQLNGQIEGLIAQAGGEKQILDYFGFRTMAEMKNETKYIVEDNIYARQKREMVVKGADATPEEVRLFFEKHQGELPDVKDELSISHIVMYPQISEENQQKIIDQLKEIKKEIEEGASFATKAILYSEDPGSSSNGGEYKKVSRGKMVKEFDAVAFNLQEGEISDPFKTDFGYHIIKLEKRRGQELDLRHILITLKPTEEEIKTANNKLDSIRVLINDGKMTFKDAALRFSDDKYTKFNSGNIMNQNSGDDRFEKMALPLPMFTAVATLNEGDISQVFEDDFDNRKALRILKVNKFYPEHKINYEDDYYRIQKFAVQDKERTLLMDWVKRQVGDAYVKIGKEYQSCEFPIDWEKKNLK
- a CDS encoding GLPGLI family protein; the protein is MKQLLLAGFLLFSNFGFGQEKLIVDYKYDIKHDEEKIKEFEREQAQKGGGTIKIGGSPNIYYQLEYSDHQSVYKKIETINNDQNGSSMGAFSINIGGEYKALINETSKKEFRQEVVLDKQNFIVVTPYKDYEWKITDIEDTILGHKVKKAIGNDKGKQIAAWFAPDIKVDAGPNQVNGLPGLILKTVSEMGNKFSSIMTYEADKINLKPKKLSKVKPINGKEISQEEFKKLQDESRQKMRESFSIGVDKK
- a CDS encoding Cof-type HAD-IIB family hydrolase; this translates as MIDSFFFDFDGTLQGFENHEISDSTIEALKLLKQKNKKIYIATGRNMADMPDHIFTYGFDGYINNNGGMCSNEKRETFFVDYINPNDIEALLKYDEENPFSFSYMTKDAFSINRVNENVEKSFAYFGMEVPEVVDPRTLPKDNIMQMNFFVDEEQEAYLMNNIMKNSLSTRWIEYFADINPKDISKMRGIERMAERDNLDLTKTMAFGDGGNDISMLKGCKIGVAMGDAKENVREAADYYTTSADNHGIWNALKHFEII
- the lat gene encoding L-lysine 6-transaminase, with amino-acid sequence MSTVHERLAKHILADGYPIVMDMDKSHGSYVVDENGVEYLDLFSMFASTAIGYNHPHLMAKIDFLGRNAINKPAMSDIYTKDYADLIDTFERVAMPKELQYLFFISGGTLAVENALKTAFDWKTRLNFSKGIEKEAGEVIHFKQAFHGRSGYTLSLTNTKDPRKYEYFPKFDWPRIENPKRIYPVTEDNLGKVVESENRAIAQIETALEQRKNKIACIIIEPIQGEGGDNYFRKEFFQKLRAICDREEILLIFDEVQTGMGMTGKMWAFQHYDVVPDVISFGKKTQVCGILANKEKLDQIPNNVFKESSRINSTFGGNYIDMLRFKLILEVIEQEKLVENAAEKGKYILSKLNEIAKETKKIHSVRGLGLFIAFDFNSDLDRSAFIKTCFENHLIILPCGENSVRMRPHLNISEEDTNKAIEIIKLALK